The following proteins come from a genomic window of Phycodurus eques isolate BA_2022a chromosome 9, UOR_Pequ_1.1, whole genome shotgun sequence:
- the ttc9c gene encoding tetratricopeptide repeat protein 9C — MQVDGGEEKTAMQGAAAAAPAAATVKPVWALLEEAGQMKTEGNAFYREKNIRAAVGRYHRALLVLRSLNSEVPLTLKGFGPERPALTSEQETFLRNTEVDCFNNLAACLLQKENVDYVRVQEYSLRVLEKRPADAKALYRVGVATLELGDAQKAKHYLTQACKMQPNDANVRRYLQIVEEKLSHELLQEKAMYRGMFSSSKSSVGE, encoded by the exons ATGCAGGTTGACGGAGGAGAGGAGAAGACTGCCATGcaaggagcagcagcagcagctcctgCGGCAGCCACTGTAAAGCCAGTGTGGGCTTTGCTTGAAGAAGCGGGGCAAATGAAGACAGAAGGGAACGCTTTCTACCGGGAAAAGAACATCCGCGCAGCTGTTGGCCGTTATCACCGTGCTCTTTTGGTCCTTCGAAGCCTCAATTCTGAAGTGCCGTTGACTTTGAAAGGATTTGGACCTGAGAGGCCAGCTCTCACATCTGAACAAGAGACATTCCTCAGAAACACAGAAGTGGACTGCTTCAACAACCTAGCTG CATGTTTGCTGCAGAAAGAGAATGTGGACTACGTCCGTGTCCAGGAGTACAGCCTGCGAGTGTTGGAGAAGCGACCAGCTGACGCCAAAGCACTGTACAGGGTTGGCGTGGCTACATTGGAGCTGGGAGATGCACAGAAAGCCAAGCATTACCTGACACAGGCCTGCAAGATGCAGCCTAACG ATGCCAACGTGAGGAGGTACCTGCAGATTGTTGAGGAGAAGCTGAGCCATGAGTTACTCCAGGAAAAGGCCATGTACCGAGGCATGTTTTCTTCCAGCAAGAGCAGTGTTGGAGAATAG
- the si:ch211-168f7.5 gene encoding uncharacterized protein si:ch211-168f7.5, producing MAAGRRGGGCVNSLWSGTERVRIGERLKATLAGVLELELLRCKHLEMVDTALGGRGNASGTPGSGALRGQQAPSPSETMGLSSQSNPDNSCSNSGDGPVHSSLGGGSNSRWSTLSWDAPSDLLSLPTPDPGGVVHLDSDSRPSSGFYSVSGSSLSDSCYSVSSDAAQGGLVQANRPLKLWEHVPGSVGNTDILWSDYAVQQPVNHDHRKDAEPTQQQSMLVSSDPKVSGLSFLSDLCSGLNHSLISSLLKLDHVSTSSVFSNAQRPQLDPCYCEDLVSCKTKEVYPYPSPLHAIALQSPLFTSRTQEQSPSLNPEGNQPDERIETISGVSLPHQRQNAINPASLTQLEQYISRLARQYHHRINLSIPDLAHCPVINRGLNTPGKSHGSTQSLSAFESCSTPSMLPGGNLTPCKSLLGNSGRVSLSTTGKKATRNSINLGSLPSATGEDLNINLHLNLNLNLTPGFNSNRGIVDKSKNVNLGVDPASSTASVVTQPSSTPGPALRARPRISTCPTSLNHRSSLEVTSGPAPNSGFGSATFPHSLDWSAGPPFGTSFVSAPGSQRNSLMQESSSSPKLIEDSPMVGEISRLSGLSRAVVVGLMEQGVELDIDCFQAEAASELKKHKDLLKAHAEHPHDHIRLTDLNPLRPIQLSLSLTHSPQSQSSLTPPLSHSSSPIHPYQSIHAPSPVYSSHSRYQQVPSPSDPPSSTASSPTSQPVQRAHSPPRPLQPSPMGATPLSVFRRDAPFQCSLPRATTRTSAEYCGIHPRSGSLRHTGGGSESGGSWNRVEGDGLYRGKHGSHMLIRAATVSSYAKREEYGSAWCEDEETPSCRKTNKLSRAFEGRLWGKDTQREEMDRAEYGYGWTRTIGGSWRGEQRRVKVAPCAKDKRPKVESSPVFTKKRGKEGGEKRSSSVRMSRRSLFRSESQGLLVPHNQDKPTRQSNWVSSFDVGQSAMTAGRDEGARLLSSNEDKHLSSTASLFNLSCSQSFESSSHSLTPLSSPSFSPSPPPRLPLQRSRSLRDLGRRVFGSMRSLSLKQKPSKK from the exons GCTCCCTCCCCCTCTGAAACAATGGGCCTGTCAAGTCAGAGTAACCCAGACAACTCCTGTAGTAACTCTGGCGATGGACCGGTACATTCTTCACTGGGTGGGGGGAGTAACTCCCGCTGGTCCACTCTGTCCTGGGACGCCCCCTCTGACCTGCTGTCACTGCCCACACCTGACCCCGGTGGTGTGGTCCATCTGGACAGTGATTCCAGACCAAGCTCAG GTTTCTATTCAGTGAGTGGGAGCTCTCTGTCAGACTCATGCTACTCAGTGTCCAGTGATGCTGCCCAGGGTGGATTGGTACAGGCGAATAGACCCTTAAAGCTTTGGGAACACGTCCCTGGGTCTGTGGGCAACACTGACATCTTATGGTCAGACTATGCGGTGCAACAGCCAGTAAATCACGATCACCGCAAGGACGCTGAGCCAACCCAACAGCAGTCAATGTTAG TCTCAAGTGACCCTAAAGTGTCTGGTCTCAGCTTTCTGTCCGACCTCTGCTCAGGCCTCAACCACTCATTGATTTCTTCCCTTCTCAAGCTTGACCATGTTTCCACATCATCTGTTTTCTCCAATGCACAACGGCCCCAGTTAGACCCTTGCTACTGCGAAGACCTTGTATCCTGTAAGACAAAAGAGGTGTACCCATACCCCAGTCCATTGCATGCCATTGCCCTCCAGAGTCCTCTTTTTACTTCTCGGACACAGGAGCAATCTCCTTCCCTAAACCCTGAAGGAAACCAACCAGATGAGCGAATAGAAACCATCAGTGGTGTAAGTCTGCCTCACCAGCGTCAGAATGCCATAAACCCAGCTTCTTTGACCCAGCTGGAGCAGTACATCTCTCGACTAGCTCGACAATACCACCATCGGATAAACCTCTCCATCCCTGATCTCGCACATTGTCCAGTCATAAACAGAGGCCTTAACACGCCTGGTAAAAGTCACGGGTCCACACAGTCCCTGTCTGCCTTTGAAAGCTGCAGTACACCTTCCATGCTGCCGGGGGGCAATTTAACACCCTGCAAATCACTACTGGGTAACTCGGGTAGAGTCAGCCTCAGCACTACTGGAAAAAAAGCCACCAGGAATTCGATCAACCTGGGTAGCCTTCCCTCTGCCACCGGAGAGGATTTGAACATCAATTTGCATCTTAACCTAAACTTGAACCTCACCCCTGGTTTCAACTCCAACAGGGGAATTGTTGACAAATCCAAAAATGTCAATCTGGGGGTTGACCCTGCAAGTTCAACTGCTTCAGTGGTGACACAACCGTCGTCAACTCCTGGCCCTGCGCTTCGAGCACGGCCTCGAAtttccacctgtcccacctCCCTGAACCACCGCAGTTCCTTGGAGGTCACTTCGGGTCCTGCACCTAATTCTGGATTTGGATCAGCAACCTTCCCTCACTCATTGGACTGGAGTGCTGGACCACCGTTTGGCACCAGTTTTGTATCAGCTCCAGGGTCCCAGCGCAACAGCTTGATGCAGGAGTCCAGCTCCAGTCCCAAGCTGATTGAGGACTCCCCCATGGTGGGGGAAATCTCTCGTCTCTCTGGTTTGTCGCGGGCTGTCGTGGTCGGGCTGATGGAGCAAGGCGTGGAACTGGACATCGACTGCTTCCAGGCAGAGGCGGCCAGTGAGTTGAAGAAACACAAAGATCTCCTTAAGGCCCACGCAGAACACCCACATGACCACATTAGACTGACCGACCTGAACCCTCTGAGACCGATCCAGCTGTCTCTCAGTCTCACCCATTCTCCACAGTCCCAGTCCAGTCTCACCCCTCCCCTCTCACACTCCAGCAGCCCGATCCACCCTTACCAGTCCATTCATGCTCCCTCCCCAGTCTACTCCTCACACAGCCGTTACCAGCAGGTCCCTTCCCCATCTGACCCACCCTCCTCAACGGCCTCCTCCCCTACCTCCCAACCTGTGCAAAGAGCCCACTCTCCTCCACGTCCTCTCCAACCCTCTCCAATGGGAGCGACCCCTCTCTCAGTTTTCCGAAGAGACGCCCCTTTCCAGTGTTCGCTTCCCCGCGCTACCACCAGGACATCTGCGGAGTATTGTGGCATCCATCCCAGGAGTGGGTCCCTTCGACACACTGGGGGAGGAAGTGAGTCTGGTGGGAGCTGGAATAGGGTGGAGGGGGATGGGCTTTACAGAGGCAAGCATGGGTCTCACATGCTGATCAGGGCAGCGACTGTGAGCAGCTATGCCAAGAGGGAGGAATATGGCTCTGCTTGGTGTGAGGATGAGGAGACACCATCATGCAGAAAGACCAACAAACTTAGCAGAGCTTTTGAGGGTCGCCTCTGGGGAAAAGACACTCAGAGGGAGGAGATGGATAGGGCAGAGTATGGCTACGGATGGACAAGGACCATCGGTGGAAGCTGGAGGGGGGAACAGAGAAGGGTGAAGGTGGCACCTTGCGCTAAAGACAAGAGGCCAAAGGTAGAAAGCTCACCTGTTTTCACCAAGAAGAGGGGGAAGGAGGGTGGAGAGAAAAGGAGCTCCAGTGTCAGGATGTCCAGGAGGTCTCTGTTCAGGAGTGAGTCTCAGGGCTTGCTAGTGCCTCACAACCAAGATAAGCCCACAAGACAGTCAAACTGGGTTTCCTCTTTCGATGTGGGGCAAAGTGCCATGACTGCGGGCAGGGATGAGGGTGCTAGACTGCTGAgctcaaatgaggacaagcacctCTCGTCCACTGCAAGCCTCTTTAACCTCTCCTGCTCTCAGAGCTTCGAGAGCAGCAGTCACTCCCTCACTCCTCTTTCCTCTCCCTCCTTCTCTCCATCCCCACCACCAAGACTGCCCCTCCAGCGTTCTCGATCCCTGAGGGACTTGGGGAGGCGAGTTTTTGGCTCCATGAGGTCCTTAAGCCTCAAACAGAAACCATCAAAGAAGTGA